ATGGGGTCAGCTTGGATGACTCTCCTCCCACAAGGTGGAGCTGCGGGGAGATGGAGTCAGAAGTGGAAGAGGGGCTACCAGGGCTCCAAGCCCTACTTACTGGATGTGCAAAAGCACGTGGTGGACTTTGATTTTCAGCCAGGTACAGATCTtgctgagagagacagagagagaacaggagacCACGTTTCACACTGAGCAGCCTGTCAGCTCAGAGGAGACCTATGGTCCCAGCCCTCTCACCCCCTGGGCTCCTCTCCATCAGGGGCCCCAGATGCCACTCCCATCCCATCCCTCTCCCTCTGTCTAAGGTAAGCACGTTACCCCTGCTTCTCCAACCCCCACAGCTTGGCCCACACATGTGCTGGCCCTTCCCCCAGCATAAAACAGGACATTCATCTTCCTCAGTGAGTCAGGGTGAGGGGCCCAAGGTCATGTACTATAAGGATTAACTAAATTCTAGGCTGTTTTTCATTCCAATCTAGGTCCAAACAGGCAGAGGCTGGGGACCCTGAACCCTTGAACACTGCAGTCCTTGCCATGAGAGACCAGGCCAGATGCTGGCTGTAGGGTTTGCTAAACAATCAGGAAATCTGGGGATTCAAACTGGGTTTCCAATCAGGAAAGAGGCTCAGGGAGAAGAGATCAAGGGCTACTCACTATGTGTTTTCATCCCATATCCTGTTGGCTACTGCATAAAACATCTGTCAACCAAAGGGGCATAGAATTAGCCCCAACTCCAGCCGCCCCCTTCCCACTACCACACACTTCCACACAGATATGGATGGGGCTGCCAGGGAGAAGGAGTCACCTGTTCACTGGCTAAAGGGCCGATGTGTAGGAGAAGGCTGTCAGAGACCTGCCCCACCACGAGGGACAGGTGCAGAACCTCGATGGTCAGCTGGGTCACAGTGATGGGGTAGTAGTTGTTATTGGAGATGTTCAAGATATTCTGGTGAGGAAAacaagggaagggaggggtgagGGTAGCCATCCTTGGAAAGATAAAGTCAAACAGTTTCAAAATACCTCCAGCCTGAGCCCTACCCTCAATATGTCTTCAGTTGCTGAAGCTCCAGTGCCAGGAACCCCTCTGAGGGGCTCTAAATGGCAAAGGGTCACCTTTAACGAAGACATTAAACTGCTCCAAAATCCAGTCTCCCCCTGCAAGCCTCTGTCCCGTCGGTCCTGCCCACCCAGGAGGTCTCAGGCACACCACCCCCACTGCATCGTGATTTACCTCTTTGGCCTCGATTCTGACCCCTCACTGTCCCAACTCTACACAATCTGTTAGAGGGCTCATGGTTGCCCCTGCTTCCCCCCAGGCTACTGACACCCTCCGGGTGCCATAAAAGCCCCAGCTACTCATGCCCAGGGTCATAACACTGGACGAGGGCTACAGAGAAGTGTTGCTAGGAAGGTGGATCGGAGCCCAGGAGCACAGGCACCCACCCACCGTTATGTTGAGATGGATGTCCGACTCGTCAATGACCACTGTGGAGGAATTGAGGCCCCCAGGCTGCACGGCGATAGTCCGGGGAAACAGGAAAAAGACGATGAGGGAGGAGGTCACCAGGCAGACGAACACTGCCAGGAACACGGAGAGCTTCCTATGGGAAAGCAGGATCCGGGATAGAGGAGTGGAGAAGTCTGGACACCAAGGAAACCTGGGCCAGGAGGGTTCAgacactcttctctctctctctatacaaGGCCCTCCTCCAGGTTCCCCCTCACAACTGTACATTTAGCTCCCCAGATGTGGAGGAACAGCATAGGCTCAGATGTGGCCCAGAGCGGTAGAGGAGCACAGGATTGAGAAGCCAGAGCCTGGCTTCCATTCCCAGCTCTCTGTACCCACTGGCCCAGTAACTCTGAACAACCTACTTaacctccctaagcctcagtttccttgtctataaaatgggaaataaCTGTACCTACCTCATACGATCTGTTATGGGCTAAGGCACTAATCCCTGGTCCTGGCACGTAGCAAAGGCTTAACTAATGCTAGCTCCTATCACTGGAACAAGTAAGTCTACATGAATTTTGAGAGCTCTGAATTTTAATATGCATATTCAGAACAGGACATCATCTGTCCACCTAATTCAAAATTGAGATATGCATTAAAGAGACAGCACCTTGTTAGCATCTTAAATAAGGGGCATTGCCAGATTTGGATTCTGGTGcagtggtgggggagggctgggtgGTGACTCCCAGACAGAAGTTGAGGACCCTAGGAGGAGGTTGTGGGGATCCATGTCAAAGGGAACCAGATGACAAACAGGGTTACAGGTCCCCCAGTGAAACTCAGGGCTGCCTCTGAGGTTCTAAAGTGTTCCAGAACAGGGAGCAGCTGGTTTTCCATCCCTGTGGGGAAGAGAACAAGCAGGTCTAAACTGCCATATAGCAAGGGAagctcttaggaaaaaaaaaatcacttccccAAATCAGTTGGAACCAGAgccactccctccctcctggaAGGACTTGCAGTCAAGAGGTCCTCTCCTTCTTCAAAAAGGAGCCATGCTTTTTGGAAGCAGTGATGTTCAGGGAAAGGATACTAAGTAGCCTCCAGGTGGTATCTGCTGTGCCCCAGGCTTCTTAATTTAGCAAAATCCTTGGAAATAGGGAGCTAATACATCTGAGCCCAATGAGGCTCAGGCGTTCTAGGGGagaaccaaaggagaaaaattggtgggggagggagaatgGGGGAGACAAAGAGGAAAAACTCCCAGGGGCAACACCCTGCAGAGCTGGGGTAGGAAGAGGGCCTTACGTGTGCCTGGGCTTCAGCCTTTGGTCCCCATAGGGGATGAGGGCCACCAGCTGCTTCTCTAGCTCTGTAGAGAGAAAGAAGGTAAGAGGAAGGGCCACAAAATGTTCATGACAAATGTTTCGTGGCCAGTTTGCCAGAAGCACTCCTCCATCCCACAGAGCAGTGTCAGATGCATGCTGCTTCTGCCCTAGACCAGGACTGGGGACACTGGGCTGTTAGCAGCTCAGCTTTGCCATCTCTTGAATGGAGGTGAGATTTTCATGAACAGGTGTGAAGAATCTCTGCAAGTCACTATTAATCAGAGCAGCCTAGCTTCTTTGAAGAGGTCATTCCTAAGGCAGTGTTGCTAAGGGAGCAGAGAGGCTGGAGACTCCCTGGGATTGGGCAGAAGGGGCTCTCTGCAGGGAGCCCAGGGAGGGTTTGCATCTCCTTGACCAGCCTGTAACTGAGGGACTAAAAGCTGGGAGACCTAACTCCATTCAGAGGAGACTGAGGGGCCTGGCCCTGGCCAGCTGGCTGCTAAGAGCGTTTCTTAGATCCCAGGTTACTTCCAGAGCCTGGGGCCACTCACCTTGAGGGATCTCCCCACTGCCCTGGCAGGTGGGACAAGTCACAAAGCTGGCACCAGCAGCCCTTTCACAAGGCACACAGGAACAAAAAGACTTGCTGCTGCTGGTGCTGGAGTAGCTAGCAGCCTTGCTGCCAATGGCTGGGTTGGGGGCCAGGATTGACTTGTTCTCATCCTCCCGAGACCCCAGCTGGGAGAATGTCTCACCCATCATTCAGGGGGATTTTTCACTGatgagaaaagaacaaagttcaGTTAGCACTGATGCTGGGCGTCACCCTGGTTTTAGGTTCTTGAGACTGGCACAGAACCCCACCACGATTTCAGTAAGATCAAACCTAAGGAAGTGAGGGTATGGAAAATCAAGAAGGTATACATGACCCTCGGATCAGAAGTCTCAATGCATTTTAGCTCCTTTCAGGAGAGCTCAATCTGCCTACAAGAGGGAAAAGCAAAGCAGAAGTTATTTCACTTTAAGGGACTTTCCTAAGTGAAAGGCACAGCACTTATTTTGTTCTGGGGAAGTTGCTGAGCTGTCATTCATTTCAAGGGAAGGAAGTTAGATAGGGCTGGCAGGCAGCAGCCAGGAGAGCCCCTTCATCCTCTGAGACAAGATAACTCTGAAGAGGTCTCTAGAGCACCGGGGCAGAAGTGCCCGAGGTCTCCCAGCCCAGGTGTGGAAGGAAAGCTTCCattcctgagcctggggaggtgctGGCTTAATAGGAAGGCAGGGATTCTTTGAAATAAGAGAAAGGAGGCCAGACTGGTCACAGGTGTGGCTAAAAACCCCAAAATGGTCCTGGAAGGGAGCATAAACCTCCTCTTCATTACTTTCTGAGGTGGTGTGGGAAAGAATGCCTGGGGGAGGGTGGTAGCCATGTCAGGGTCAGTACTTCATTAGGAAAGGTCAAAATTAAATCCAGATTCTTCCCAAAAGACTGGTGGCAGATGAGTGGGCAAGATGAGCCACACTCAGACCTTTTGGGCTAAAAGAAAGGCAGCCTCACCTGGTTCAGGTCTGAGATCCTAGGGTCCTCTCAGCTGTGGGCAAGATTTCTGGAGTGCGTCTTTGGGGAGGAGGGCCCGTAGGGCAGGGTGGCTCAAGGGGCCACtggcccccacctccagcaaagtCCTGCGGGAGCGAATGTGCTGTTAGGGAAGTGGGGAGCAGCGACTCTGGCCTCCCCAGGGACCCAGCTGCTTCACGCCTACCCTGGGGCTCTGCCATGGGTCGGAAGGGTGGGGCGGGCGGAGAGGCTTCTTTTCAGGATTTCAAGTCCCACCAGAGACCACCAGAAGCCGTTAATGGAGCTTGGTAGCCGCGTGTGCCCGTTGTGTTGGGCTATGAGGAGGCACAGAAGGGGCCTAGGCCCTTACCTCccaaagggaaagaaggaaaaaggggagTCCCAGAGCGCCTTACCTCCGGGCGACCGCAGCGACAGAAGCGGCTGCAAGCTGAATCGAAAGTGCGGGAGGCAGGAGCTCGCCCCGAGCTTAGACTCAGTGCCTTGGGGagctccgccccgccccctccctcccaaggCCCGCCCCACTCACCACAGCGGTCAGAGAATTTCTCGGCTCTTAGGCCATGCGAGGTCCTGGACGCTGCTTCCGCAAAGACCAGCCAGTCCAGGTAAGAGTTTCAAAGAACCTTTATTTCACCATTCTTTAAACGGTTATGTACAAGTACAACGGGACGGACAACTGGACCCCAGGGCCCTCCTGGACCCCCAAAATACAACTCAGATGGTTAAGACAAGTCCCGCCCCAAATCAACCCAATTAATTACACACACCGTGCCGCTCAGCCTCTACCCAGAAGTCCCCTTAAACAcgttttaaataatgaaaagccTGGTTGGCTGGTAGTCTGAATCCTGGTTTATTTAATAGCATTCTGCAATACTGTAAATAAACATCATTATGGCTAATGATTAATTTAAATCACCATTCATAATACCAACCAGGTTAAACAATACTATTTTACTATCCTTCCCCCTTTGGGCTGGGGGTCAGATTCTTCTTTTTCTGCAAGTAATTTTCATGAATAAAAATCTTTAGTGTTGCTTATTATCTCTTTACCAATTGCATCCAAGACGCCCTTCTGTAAAGAGTAAGAACTTGGACCCTTGTAAGCAAGCTCTTTCCCACTCACTTACCCTGGGGTTAAACCAAAACTCTTTCAGTGAGTTTGCCCCCATCCAAGTTTTGTAAAACACCAGCCTCTTTTTCCTGTTCTAGGCTCTCTAGGGCTAGATACCTCTGAACAGATTTCAAACATTCAAGAGGCCATCAGGATTTTCCAGGCCTCACACACACTCATTTGTCCGCCCTTGAACTTTACTGAGAGATCCATACAGGAGCCTGCCTTTCACTTTTCTCATGTGTCTatgcccactcccacccccccgGAAATAAGAACTGTCCCTTGACATAAAGAAAAAAGGTAACTGTTAAATTTACTTTTCCCTTTAATAGaatagtttttttccttctttataggATTAGCAAAATATTTCACACTACCTAAATTTTtcccttaaataaaataaaatgtatgcaaaATTACTACAATAGACACTGTTCAACAGGTGCTGGTGGGTTAATTAGCATACTCCCCCCTTCTTTCACTGAAGTCCACCCAGAAGGTGGACCCATTTAAGAATATGCATCAATGGGGTCTTTAGAAAACAACAGTGCCAATTAGTAAGCCTTGCAGGGAAATGACTTTCTCCTTGAGAAGGGAAGAGTAACAAAATTCCTGTCACACTCTGGGTGTCATTTTAATACCACATAGCTATGAGGCTGGGGATATGTTAGAGAAATTACAATTCTTGAAATGACTTCCAAggttaatttcctttaaaaactgacaaTTAACAGATATCCTCATAAAAACATCCAcattaagcaaagaaaaataCTCAACTTCAATACAAGCAGGAAGAAAAATTGTTCTATAGGAAATTCAAGGTATACTCTTCAATGCACTAAAACAGAGGAGTTTTATCCAAATCAATTGAAAAATGCTCTTCCTACAATTCATCCAATGTCTAAAGTGAAAATGTAAGTTCTGGTCTTTGATTTGCTCCAAAAAATACTGTAATGCAGGTATTGTCTTGATAGTTCAATGATGGGCTCTATATAGATtcatcagattaaaaaataagcaagggCCTCTACCCTACACCCCAACAACAGAATAAAGATCATCTCTGAGCAGCAGGCAAAGTTATTTAATACAAGGTCACTCCTCAGTAGCGGTGGCTGTACCAGTCGTTGTTGTTGACCTGAAGGAGTTCTGTCACCACCTGCAGGATGTTGTAATTGTGTTTCTTCAGCAGCCTCAGGTTCAGCTGCCTGTCACAGAATCCCATTTCAAAGAGGTGGGCCATCAAGGCTGCTGTCTGATCCTCAGAAACTATTGGCTGTGTAGAGTCAAGAAAAGCAGAACAACATTTCCTGCGTAAGTTATGTGTTTATCTTgtaactttttattatcttgttaaGTCATATTAATCTTTCCAGATTTATTCAAAATACTAGGTAAACAGGTGCAGGGCTATGACACTCCTGTCCACCTGATGCTAATGGGTCTTCTGAGGGGATAAGAAGGACTTGGGAAGGTCCTGTTTGGATTAGGTGTGTTTGTACTCAAAACCAGGCGACTAATGAACTGTCCTTAGAACTAGGCTAGATGAAGGGAAAGATGCAAACTCTGGAAATGCTGTGAAGATAAAGGTAATGATGATGATCAGGCAAGCAGAAGTAAGAGATTGGTATtggaagaaagtatagaaaattTACTCAGATGTGCAAAGGAGTCGGACAAGAAACTACCTGGGAAATTACATCCTGGGCAAgcttctttgcatttttttttttttaaataaagaatagaaCATTCACTTACCTCCCTCTCTGGGGAGGGAACACATAAACTTCCTAAATCCTCCTAACACTTGGGACACCCTAACTCTTAATGTTTACTTACCAATGTTGTTGAGTACCAGTTTTCTTATTTATGAAAATGGAGACACAGATTATCTCCTATTTTGCAGGGTTGTTCAGCAGACTAAGATGAGAAAGTGtcatgtctctgtctctgtctctgtcactgtCTCTGGTATTTTCCTCTTCCACTGTTCCCATCTTCCCTCTTATAATCAGAATAAATTATCCATCCTCCTTTCTGGGTTAATCCTTCCACAATGGACTTTACTTCGTATCTCATTATCTTTTGCGAGCCCAGAAATCTTTTTCTATAAATTATCCTCTCTCATTTTGATGGTTAACCTCCTTTGCTACTGGCTCacccatctttatttttaaaaactaatttatttttaattttttaggggGGCATGGTAGttgggttaggtttatttatttatttttagaggaggtactggggattgaacccaggacctcatgcatactaagcatgcactctaccacttgagctataccctccccctggttcACTCATCTGACACTGCTGGCCAAGTCCTCTCCATTAAAACGCCCTTCCCTAAGCTCCAGCACAGAACTCCCTCCTTCCTCGTCTTCCTCCTAGTTCTCAGGCTTCTTCACAGGGCCCTCCTTCTTTCCATGATCCTTAGAGGCTGCTTCTTGCTTtactccctcttcctggaaaatcTCATCTAACCACAGGCTTCTGCTATAACCTGTACATAAATGACCTTATTCCTAGGCCAAATTTCTTCTTCCTGTGACCCAGATGTCTAAGTCCAACTGCACTCTGGATAACTTTACCTGGCTGTGTCTCAAATTCAACACTACCCAAAACTAACCTAATTTTCCTCTCCTCCTGACCAAATATATCCTCCTTCTGGCTTATCTCCTCTTAAGGAATGGTACTATTACTGCCTAAGTCAGcaacttttatttttgatttctttctaGCCACTTAATCATGGTCTCCAAGTTTTGCTATTTCtgtccctttatttcttttctatctttcttttcCACCTACACATGGATTCCCAAATGGATTTCTTTATGGGTCCCACAGCCTCCACACTGCAGTGGAATGGAGTGATCTTACTAAGAACAAATCTGACAACCTTAATTACTTTCCTAAAACCCTTCAATGGCTTCCCACTagtcttaaaataaaatccaaaccaCTTAATGCAGCATCCCGCCTACATCActgctcttttctcttcctactttTCTCAGCACGAATTCACCTTCCAGGCTCACATTTCCAAGTCTTTTTACTGGCTACTCTCTGTCTACAGTACTCTTTCTGTCTCCTGGCAAACACTTATTTTGTCCTGTAGGATTGAGTTCAGTTATTCTCTACCAGCAAGCCTTCCTGGCTCCACTGTGGGACTGACACCAGGTCGAGGTGTTCCATCCGTCCGAGAATATCGGCACAGTATCTATCTTAACGCTGCACTATAAACGTCCaggtatttttttcagttgaatgaaagattctttaaattctatagtgctttaaaAAGTTTCACAGATACCTGTCTGTTTACTTCCCTTGTTTCCCACCATTTTGGGGCAGGAACTGGTGTCTTATTCATCTTGTAGTGCTGGCACTTGGGAGAACTCCCCACATGAAGTAGGTCCTCGGCAAACATtaggtcttttttctttcctccctgaaGTAATTAAGCCAAAGTCATAGAGCTGGAAAGTGGCAGAGCTCTGTGTTAACCAAAGACTAAACTTAAAGCTCATGCTGTCTACAAGGCTTTGCTACCCTCCAGCCCAAACAGATGTCATCATTTTCACTGGTGACCTGGATTTGactcaggaaaataaaatatacactgaCCTGTGCAGTGACTGGTGGCCCAGCAAACAAGGCCTTGTATGCAGAGGCAGCCACAGACAAAGCCCCCTTCACCAGTCCTCCAGCAATGCTGCTTCCATGGTGGTGGTGCCTGGGGAGGAAAACCAAATTATCTCCCTAAGGAAACGTAAATTATCTTCCTACAAAATAATCTGGGCTCTAATCctagaaagaaaatgagatttccttaagggaaaaaaaaaaacagctataaAAAGAGAATTTGATTGCTTTCCTATCAGTTTTATAGACACAAGCCTGGGCCCAGCTTTGCGGCTGCAAGATACAGGCACTGCAGAAAACACACCACTCCGGTTAGCGTGCCAGCTTTCAGTCCCAGATGAAAATTAATGTGGTCATGGGTACAGTGAGGTACTGGCAGTCTGCCCAAGTGTGAAATCAGAAGAAACACCTCCCAAAGGAAATGTGATTTTCTGAACACTGTAAGTAGGGGAGAGCCCAGCGAGACACTGCTTTGAGATGACTGGGAACAGAGAAACAGCTTTGTCTAAGAAGAAGTTACAAAAATGCATGGTGGGCTTGACCTTCCTGCCTTCTCCTCTGGTACTAAGTATGAGTTGAACTGGATGGCACTTCTTCCTGGTCTGGAATGTGAACACTCTTAAACATCAATGTTATTTATAGCTCTCTGTTCAGTGTCGCTCACAAGCTTTAGGAGAAAGAACAAGAAGGAATGATGGCTCTCCTTCTCCGCTCTTGGGAGGTGGTGCATGCTTTAAGAGACTCGTTTAGGCAGAACTAATACTAGGATATCCACCAGCTTCTGAAGAAGAGGCTGCACAAGGTCCAGTTACCTTGAGTGGTCATAGCTCTTCTGTCTGCTGTTTACAAGTCCTGATGAGCCTCTGAGCTCTAAAAGCAAAAGAGCGGTTGGTTAGATGCAGCATCCATCACTGCCCCGTGTTTCCT
This portion of the Vicugna pacos chromosome 16, VicPac4, whole genome shotgun sequence genome encodes:
- the TMEM106A gene encoding transmembrane protein 106A yields the protein MMGETFSQLGSREDENKSILAPNPAIGSKAASYSSTSSSKSFCSCVPCERAAGASFVTCPTCQGSGEIPQELEKQLVALIPYGDQRLKPRHTKLSVFLAVFVCLVTSSLIVFFLFPRTIAVQPGGLNSSTVVIDESDIHLNITNILNISNNNYYPITVTQLTIEVLHLSLVVGQVSDSLLLHIGPLASEQMFYAVANRIWDENTYKICTWLKIKVHHVLLHIQGTLTCSYLSHSEQLVFQSYEYVDCRGNTSGPHLLVPHPP